One part of the Streptomyces lydicus genome encodes these proteins:
- a CDS encoding CapA family protein has protein sequence MSAYTRCGAAALLAVLAVGCAGAQPTPRKAPRAAPESRATAPEPRPRARPGASVARAAGRRPFTLVAAGDIIPTHPEVLTTAREDAPYDGYDFRPMLKGVRPVISSADLALCHLEAPLGPLAGPFTGYPVLQAPPQIATALKATGYDSCATASNHVLDHGVPGVRRTLAALDTVGLRHTGSARNPAEADRPAVLRAPGGARVAQLAYTYGTEDDLDPATPPWSVNLLDEEKIIEDARAARRAGADVVVVSPYWGTEYRTAPDEQQLELARALTASETDGRPDVDLIVGTHAHTPQPYEKVNGTWVVYGLGDQLSGVMKQPRGNWGTLARFRFAPPRGTGGRWRVTEAEYVPQLAEQGKRVRMRNLARTRAHAQVRDEISQAVLSRGAAADGLTMGR, from the coding sequence ATGAGCGCGTACACCCGGTGTGGAGCGGCCGCCCTGCTCGCCGTACTGGCCGTGGGCTGCGCCGGAGCGCAGCCCACCCCGCGAAAGGCCCCGCGGGCGGCCCCGGAGTCCCGGGCGACGGCTCCGGAGCCGCGGCCCCGCGCCCGCCCGGGCGCCTCCGTCGCCCGGGCCGCGGGCCGGCGTCCCTTCACCCTGGTCGCCGCCGGGGACATCATCCCGACCCACCCCGAGGTACTCACCACGGCCCGGGAGGACGCGCCCTACGACGGCTACGACTTCCGGCCGATGCTCAAGGGCGTGCGGCCGGTCATCTCCTCCGCCGACCTGGCGCTGTGCCATCTGGAGGCCCCGCTCGGGCCGCTCGCCGGGCCGTTCACCGGCTATCCGGTCCTCCAGGCGCCACCGCAGATCGCCACCGCCCTGAAGGCGACCGGTTACGACTCCTGCGCCACCGCCTCCAACCACGTCCTCGACCACGGCGTCCCGGGCGTGCGCCGCACGCTGGCGGCCCTCGACACGGTCGGACTGCGGCACACCGGCTCGGCCAGGAACCCCGCCGAGGCCGACCGCCCGGCCGTGCTGCGGGCGCCGGGCGGCGCGCGGGTGGCGCAGCTGGCGTACACCTACGGAACCGAGGACGACCTGGACCCGGCGACGCCGCCGTGGTCGGTGAACCTGCTCGACGAGGAGAAGATCATCGAGGACGCCCGGGCGGCGCGCCGGGCGGGCGCCGACGTGGTGGTGGTCAGCCCGTACTGGGGGACCGAGTACCGGACCGCCCCCGACGAGCAGCAGCTCGAACTGGCCAGGGCGCTCACCGCCTCCGAGACCGACGGCCGGCCCGACGTCGACCTGATCGTCGGCACCCACGCCCACACCCCCCAGCCGTACGAGAAGGTCAACGGCACCTGGGTCGTCTACGGACTCGGCGACCAGCTCTCGGGGGTGATGAAGCAGCCGCGCGGCAACTGGGGCACCCTGGCCCGCTTCCGCTTCGCACCGCCCCGCGGGACCGGCGGGCGCTGGCGGGTCACCGAGGCCGAGTACGTCCCGCAACTCGCCGAGCAGGGGAAGCGGGTGCGGATGCGCAACCTCGCCAGGACCCGCGCCCACGCGCAGGTCCGGGACGAGATCAGCCAGGCGGTGCTCAGCCGGGGAGCCGCGGCCGACGGCCTGACCATGGGGCGCTGA
- a CDS encoding DUF1330 domain-containing protein, translating to MSAFAIAHLRPAAPHADIAAYMDRVQATMAPFGGWFRVHNAQVEVVEGSWPGFVVVIEFPGMAEARAWYDSPAYREILPLRTRHIEGDTVLVPGVAADYDASATAAAGKAAA from the coding sequence ATGAGCGCCTTCGCCATCGCGCACCTCCGTCCCGCCGCGCCGCACGCGGACATCGCCGCGTACATGGACCGGGTCCAGGCGACCATGGCGCCGTTCGGCGGGTGGTTCCGGGTGCACAACGCCCAGGTGGAGGTCGTGGAGGGCAGCTGGCCCGGCTTCGTCGTCGTGATCGAGTTCCCGGGGATGGCCGAGGCCCGGGCCTGGTACGACTCTCCCGCCTACCGGGAAATCCTTCCGCTGCGCACCCGGCACATCGAGGGGGACACCGTGCTGGTCCCCGGGGTCGCCGCCGACTACGACGCCTCGGCGACGGCCGCCGCCGGAAAGGCCGCCGCCTGA
- a CDS encoding TetR/AcrR family transcriptional regulator: MNESAAVRARNPRGQGERLREELLRATERLLEEVGSEDALSLRAVARAAGVAAPSIYRHFSDKTELVWATLEVSYERLAGAMAEAAAEADAEDPVARLRAQLRAYCRYAVAHPATYRLLHETRQTPVGPERLAGHPAGLLVRSWQRALTACEDAGWRVRGSRSEAPYVLWSAVHGRVMLWQVMPSRKDAKRLDRFVDEILQLLLER, translated from the coding sequence GTGAACGAGAGTGCGGCCGTCCGGGCCCGTAATCCGCGGGGCCAGGGCGAGCGTCTGCGGGAGGAGCTGCTGCGCGCCACCGAGCGGCTCCTGGAGGAGGTCGGCAGCGAGGACGCGCTGTCGCTCCGGGCGGTGGCCCGTGCGGCCGGCGTCGCCGCACCGAGCATCTACCGGCACTTCTCGGACAAGACCGAGCTGGTCTGGGCGACCCTCGAAGTCAGCTACGAGCGGCTGGCGGGCGCGATGGCCGAGGCCGCCGCGGAGGCCGACGCCGAGGACCCGGTGGCGCGGCTGCGCGCCCAGTTGCGCGCCTACTGCCGCTACGCCGTCGCCCACCCCGCCACCTACCGCCTGCTCCACGAGACCCGGCAGACCCCGGTCGGCCCCGAGCGGCTCGCCGGCCACCCGGCCGGGCTGCTGGTGCGCAGCTGGCAGCGGGCGCTGACGGCGTGCGAGGACGCCGGCTGGCGGGTGCGGGGCTCGCGGTCCGAGGCGCCGTACGTGCTGTGGTCGGCGGTGCACGGCCGCGTCATGCTCTGGCAGGTCATGCCGAGCCGCAAGGACGCCAAGCGGCTGGACCGCTTCGTGGACGAGATCCTGCAGCTCCTGCTGGAGCGTTGA
- a CDS encoding AMP-binding protein, with protein sequence MEAVVPSDAGAPAIRCAGQERGYPAFLERAARIATGLRAAGVGPGDRIAVVLRNEPAHLEITAGAALLGACAVPVNWHFKQDELRHVLTDSGSKVVFAHTDLIEAVGAVLPEGVRIVEAAVPAGLAAACGLAAPPPTGAHPLLDDWLAGWEPLAQPAAERPPTVIYSSGTTGRPKGVLREPVPADRLASAVERFLEYFAVAPGGRTLIPAPLYHASPSQHAVLALAAGLDITLMPRFDAEEFLRLIEHHRIEQVQVVPTMFVRLLRLPKEVRERYDLSSLTSVVHAAAPCPPHIKHAMIDWLGPVLREYYGGSETGAVTWCDSAEWLAHPGTVGRASGTGAVEVLGPDGRPLPAGTTGDIYLKPADEWPQFTYLGDPDKRAAMEAPGLPGYVTIGDIGHLDEDGFLYLSDRRHDMVISGGVNIYPAEIEGALLALDGVRDAAVFGIPDEEFGEVLAAHLETEAGVHLGAAAVRAHVAERLAGYKVPRAVVFEQRLPRDESGKLFKRRLRDPYWAGRDGTI encoded by the coding sequence GTGGAAGCCGTAGTACCGTCCGACGCCGGAGCCCCGGCCATCCGCTGCGCGGGCCAAGAACGCGGCTATCCGGCCTTTCTCGAACGGGCCGCGCGGATCGCCACCGGGCTGCGGGCAGCAGGAGTCGGGCCGGGCGACCGGATCGCCGTGGTCCTGCGCAATGAGCCCGCCCACCTGGAGATCACCGCCGGCGCGGCCCTGCTCGGCGCCTGCGCCGTCCCGGTCAACTGGCACTTCAAGCAGGACGAGTTGCGGCATGTGCTCACCGACAGCGGCAGCAAGGTGGTCTTCGCGCACACCGACCTGATCGAGGCGGTCGGCGCCGTGCTCCCCGAGGGCGTACGGATCGTCGAGGCCGCCGTACCCGCCGGTCTCGCGGCCGCCTGCGGCCTCGCCGCGCCACCGCCCACCGGCGCCCATCCGCTGCTCGACGACTGGCTGGCGGGCTGGGAACCGCTGGCGCAGCCCGCCGCCGAGCGTCCGCCGACCGTCATCTACAGCTCCGGAACCACCGGGCGTCCCAAGGGGGTCCTGCGCGAGCCGGTCCCCGCGGACCGGCTGGCCTCGGCCGTGGAACGGTTCCTGGAGTACTTCGCGGTGGCCCCCGGCGGCCGCACGCTGATCCCCGCGCCGCTCTACCACGCCTCGCCCAGCCAGCACGCGGTCCTCGCGCTCGCGGCGGGGCTGGACATCACGCTGATGCCGCGGTTCGACGCCGAGGAGTTCCTGCGGCTGATCGAGCACCACCGCATCGAGCAGGTGCAGGTGGTGCCCACGATGTTCGTCCGGCTGCTGCGGCTCCCCAAGGAGGTGCGCGAGCGCTACGACCTGTCGTCGCTCACCTCCGTCGTGCACGCCGCGGCGCCCTGCCCGCCGCACATCAAACACGCCATGATCGACTGGCTGGGACCGGTCCTGCGGGAGTACTACGGCGGCAGTGAGACCGGCGCCGTCACGTGGTGCGACAGCGCGGAGTGGCTGGCCCACCCCGGCACCGTCGGGCGGGCCTCCGGCACCGGCGCCGTCGAGGTGCTCGGCCCCGACGGGCGGCCGCTGCCCGCCGGGACCACCGGCGACATCTACCTCAAACCCGCCGACGAATGGCCGCAGTTCACCTACCTCGGCGACCCGGACAAGCGCGCCGCCATGGAGGCGCCGGGCCTGCCCGGGTACGTCACCATCGGCGACATCGGCCACCTCGACGAGGACGGTTTCCTCTACCTCAGCGACCGCCGCCACGACATGGTCATCTCCGGTGGCGTCAACATCTATCCCGCGGAGATCGAGGGTGCGCTGCTCGCCCTCGACGGGGTGCGGGACGCCGCGGTGTTCGGGATCCCCGACGAGGAGTTCGGCGAGGTGCTCGCCGCCCACCTGGAGACCGAGGCCGGTGTGCACCTCGGCGCGGCGGCGGTACGGGCCCATGTCGCCGAGCGGCTCGCCGGCTACAAGGTCCCCCGGGCCGTGGTGTTCGAGCAGCGGCTCCCGCGCGACGAGTCGGGAAAGCTGTTCAAGCGGCGGCTGCGGGACCCGTACTGGGCGGGACGCGACGGCACGATCTGA
- a CDS encoding alpha/beta fold hydrolase yields MDEELPGAREPLHVTVWDEATPGAPRAVLVHGTMSWGTACFAGQRPLAEMFRLELVDRRGFGDSPDTARSDYATDAEDIGRLLGRGAHLVGHSYGAAAVMLAASARPEAVQSLTLIEPSPLRTAAAHPVVAAALERIRAAFGTPEGTGPEMSPEEYLRRSTEPYGLPVPEPTPRMLRAVRAAMRERPVWDAQLPLGPLARATMPKLVVNGAWDDAPHGYREFTGRALAACGEYLAEAIGARHVRVAGACHTPHQDRPEQVNAVLTRLWQS; encoded by the coding sequence ATGGACGAGGAACTTCCCGGGGCACGTGAGCCGTTGCACGTCACGGTGTGGGACGAGGCGACGCCCGGCGCCCCGCGGGCGGTGCTGGTGCACGGCACCATGAGCTGGGGCACGGCGTGCTTCGCGGGCCAGCGGCCGCTGGCCGAGATGTTCCGGCTGGAACTGGTCGACCGGCGCGGCTTCGGCGACAGCCCGGACACCGCCCGCAGCGACTACGCGACGGACGCCGAGGACATCGGGCGACTCCTCGGCCGGGGAGCCCACCTGGTCGGCCACTCCTACGGCGCGGCGGCCGTGATGCTGGCCGCGTCGGCCCGCCCGGAGGCGGTGCAGTCGCTCACCCTCATCGAGCCGTCCCCGCTGCGCACCGCGGCCGCGCACCCGGTCGTGGCGGCGGCGCTGGAGCGGATCCGGGCGGCGTTCGGCACGCCGGAGGGGACCGGCCCGGAGATGAGCCCCGAGGAGTACCTGCGGCGGTCCACCGAACCGTACGGACTTCCGGTGCCCGAGCCGACGCCGCGGATGCTGCGCGCGGTGCGCGCGGCGATGCGGGAACGCCCGGTGTGGGACGCGCAGTTGCCGCTCGGACCGCTGGCAAGGGCGACGATGCCCAAGCTCGTCGTCAACGGCGCCTGGGACGACGCGCCGCACGGGTACCGGGAGTTCACCGGCCGGGCCCTGGCGGCCTGCGGGGAGTACCTGGCCGAGGCGATCGGCGCCCGGCACGTCCGGGTGGCCGGCGCCTGCCACACGCCGCACCAGGACCGTCCGGAGCAGGTGAACGCGGTCCTCACCCGGCTGTGGCAGAGCTGA
- a CDS encoding restriction endonuclease — translation MSRRSHGLMAVWAEAQRQQQRREEAQRRAYVQQQRDQERQARDAERAMARMHRERQAEYRRQREADARRRTEELDARVAALTGLLADGCHAPAFTADALLRPEHIEEFAPGALATPVPMPDPARYRTPTGGWHMGARRDRAQEEARARYEQDWYAAQAAESRRQAQLAAYRQQYDQWAAGALAGIRQHNAGIQDLLTALRGGDAEAAVEYFSAALYSSTAWPEGFPRQVAAAYDPTARQLVLDWELPGYDIVPETRSVRYLSTADQEKETARPAAQRRALYRDVLAQSMLLVLRDLFAADTYGTLESVALNGFVDDVDPATGRPAQLYLATVMAPRGAFDALHLAQVSAVECLTEGLHGQLSARPDQRTAVRPARLPGEAGGTSAVVTHGTDGAPDLFEMDPIAFENLIAELFRAMGMQAVTTQRSGDGGVDVDALDPDPIRGGKIVVQVKRYRNTVPPTAVRDLYGTVQSEGANKGVLVTTSRFGPGAHTFANGKPLSLIAGPELVDLLGRYGLRGRLGPASPAGTAASADETPDHNVLGMNWSGGVALDVCALVCKGTTVLSDDHFVFYNNPRTPDGSVRMLPGFAPDRAAMQVRFEALPADADRLVLVAAIDPRADPDADLAGFTDARIRLLDAAGEELGQLEVSDGRSGETALVLGSFRQRDGGDWDFVIGGKGYSGGLEALVQEYGIDVA, via the coding sequence ATGAGCCGCCGTTCCCATGGATTAATGGCCGTCTGGGCAGAGGCGCAGCGTCAGCAGCAACGCCGCGAGGAAGCCCAGCGCCGCGCGTACGTCCAGCAGCAGCGCGACCAGGAGCGGCAGGCACGGGACGCCGAGCGCGCGATGGCGCGGATGCACCGCGAGCGGCAGGCGGAGTACCGCCGGCAGCGGGAGGCCGACGCCCGCCGCCGCACCGAGGAGCTGGACGCCCGGGTCGCCGCGCTGACCGGCCTGCTCGCCGACGGCTGCCACGCCCCGGCCTTCACCGCCGACGCGCTGCTGCGCCCCGAGCACATCGAGGAGTTCGCGCCCGGCGCGCTGGCCACTCCGGTGCCGATGCCCGACCCGGCCCGCTACCGGACGCCGACCGGCGGCTGGCACATGGGAGCCCGCCGCGACCGCGCCCAGGAGGAGGCCCGGGCCCGCTACGAACAGGACTGGTACGCCGCACAGGCCGCCGAGAGCCGCCGGCAGGCCCAACTCGCCGCCTACCGGCAGCAGTACGACCAGTGGGCGGCGGGCGCCCTCGCCGGCATCCGGCAGCACAACGCCGGCATCCAGGACCTGCTGACCGCCCTGCGCGGCGGCGACGCCGAGGCCGCCGTCGAGTACTTCTCCGCCGCGCTGTACTCCTCCACCGCCTGGCCGGAGGGCTTCCCCCGGCAGGTCGCCGCCGCCTACGACCCGACGGCCCGTCAGCTCGTCCTGGACTGGGAGCTGCCCGGCTACGACATCGTTCCGGAGACCAGGTCCGTCCGGTACCTGTCCACCGCCGACCAGGAGAAGGAGACCGCCCGCCCGGCCGCGCAGCGCCGGGCGCTCTACCGCGACGTTCTCGCCCAGAGCATGCTGCTGGTGTTGCGCGACCTCTTCGCCGCCGACACCTACGGCACGCTGGAATCGGTCGCGCTCAACGGCTTCGTCGACGACGTGGACCCGGCCACCGGCCGTCCCGCGCAGCTCTACCTGGCCACCGTCATGGCGCCCCGCGGCGCCTTCGACGCGCTGCACCTGGCGCAGGTCAGCGCCGTGGAGTGCCTGACCGAGGGGCTGCACGGCCAGCTCTCGGCCCGCCCCGACCAGCGGACCGCGGTGCGCCCCGCGCGGCTGCCGGGCGAGGCCGGCGGCACCTCCGCGGTCGTCACCCACGGCACGGACGGCGCGCCGGACCTGTTCGAGATGGACCCGATCGCCTTCGAGAACCTGATCGCCGAGCTGTTCCGTGCCATGGGCATGCAGGCCGTGACCACCCAGCGCTCCGGTGACGGCGGCGTCGACGTGGACGCCCTGGACCCCGACCCGATCCGCGGCGGAAAGATCGTCGTGCAGGTCAAGCGGTACCGCAACACCGTCCCGCCGACCGCCGTACGCGACCTCTACGGCACAGTCCAGTCCGAGGGCGCCAACAAGGGCGTCCTGGTGACGACCTCCCGGTTCGGCCCCGGCGCGCACACCTTCGCCAACGGCAAGCCGCTGAGCCTGATCGCCGGTCCCGAACTCGTCGACCTGCTCGGCCGGTACGGGCTGCGCGGGCGGCTCGGCCCCGCCTCGCCGGCCGGCACCGCGGCGTCCGCCGACGAGACCCCGGACCACAACGTCCTCGGCATGAACTGGTCCGGCGGGGTGGCCCTCGACGTCTGCGCGCTGGTCTGCAAGGGCACCACCGTGCTCAGCGACGACCACTTCGTCTTCTACAACAATCCGCGCACCCCGGACGGCTCGGTGCGGATGCTGCCCGGCTTCGCCCCCGACCGCGCCGCGATGCAGGTGCGGTTCGAGGCGCTGCCGGCGGACGCCGACCGGCTGGTGCTGGTCGCCGCCATCGATCCCCGGGCCGATCCGGACGCCGACCTCGCCGGCTTCACCGACGCCCGCATCCGGCTGCTCGACGCCGCGGGTGAGGAGCTGGGGCAGCTGGAGGTGTCCGACGGGCGGTCCGGTGAGACCGCGCTGGTGCTCGGCTCGTTCCGGCAACGGGACGGCGGCGACTGGGACTTCGTCATCGGCGGCAAGGGCTACTCCGGCGGCCTGGAGGCGCTGGTGCAGGAGTACGGCATCGACGTCGCCTGA
- a CDS encoding glycoside hydrolase family 88 protein, protein MERRKFLTTGAALTAGTALSARPAAAAPVRRPQDRMPARAEIVAVLRKVADHWIGAHPDPGDNQWARATFFSGLMALHRLTREPRYLAYARDWAERHAYGLHNGVTTRHADDHCAGQTYLDLYALDAAPDPTKIAAIEDSVRRMVATSAEKHDDWWWDDALHMAMPPFARLGALRDDPACWDAMHALYTHTRNAEGGPGLHDPGSGLWYRDKRFLPGGISSPNGKPVLWSRGNGWVAAAHAKVLAVLPDDFAPVRAYRATLVRELAALRAVQRSDGFWNVNLADPAHLPGPETSGTAFFTFATAYALRAGLVPRGTYRPVAARAWHALATTAVRPDGVLGYVQSVGDRPESGQPVTRDSTADFGVGAFLLAGTELVALGEN, encoded by the coding sequence ATGGAACGCCGGAAATTCCTCACCACCGGCGCCGCACTGACGGCCGGTACCGCACTGTCCGCCCGCCCGGCCGCCGCCGCACCCGTCCGCCGGCCGCAGGACCGGATGCCGGCCCGTGCCGAGATCGTCGCCGTGCTGCGCAAGGTCGCCGACCACTGGATCGGCGCGCACCCCGACCCCGGCGACAACCAGTGGGCCCGCGCCACCTTCTTCAGCGGGCTGATGGCGCTGCACCGCCTCACCCGCGAACCCCGCTACCTGGCCTACGCCCGCGACTGGGCCGAGCGGCACGCCTACGGGCTGCACAACGGCGTCACCACCCGGCACGCCGACGACCACTGCGCGGGGCAGACCTACCTCGACCTCTACGCGCTGGACGCCGCACCCGACCCAACCAAGATCGCCGCCATCGAGGACTCCGTGCGGCGGATGGTCGCCACCTCGGCGGAGAAGCACGACGACTGGTGGTGGGACGACGCGCTGCACATGGCGATGCCGCCGTTCGCCCGGCTCGGCGCGCTGCGCGACGACCCCGCCTGCTGGGACGCGATGCACGCGCTCTACACCCACACCAGGAACGCGGAGGGCGGCCCCGGCCTCCACGACCCCGGCAGCGGCCTGTGGTACCGCGACAAGCGGTTCCTGCCGGGCGGCATATCCTCCCCGAACGGCAAACCCGTCCTGTGGTCGCGCGGCAACGGCTGGGTCGCCGCCGCCCACGCCAAGGTGCTCGCCGTACTTCCCGACGACTTCGCCCCGGTCCGCGCCTACCGTGCCACGCTGGTACGGGAGTTGGCGGCGCTGCGCGCGGTCCAGCGTTCCGACGGCTTCTGGAACGTGAACCTCGCCGACCCCGCGCACCTCCCGGGACCGGAGACCAGCGGCACCGCCTTCTTCACCTTCGCGACGGCGTACGCACTGCGCGCCGGCCTCGTCCCGCGCGGCACCTACCGGCCGGTGGCCGCCCGCGCCTGGCACGCGCTGGCCACGACCGCCGTGCGGCCCGACGGCGTCCTCGGCTACGTCCAGAGCGTCGGTGACCGGCCGGAGTCCGGTCAGCCGGTCACCCGGGACTCCACCGCCGACTTCGGGGTCGGTGCCTTCCTGCTGGCCGGCACGGAACTGGTGGCCCTGGGCGAGAACTGA
- a CDS encoding nitroreductase/quinone reductase family protein, whose protein sequence is MSMDFNQQVIEEFRANGGRVGGPFEGGRLLLLTTTGARSGVRHTTPLGYLADGGGRVLVIASAGGAPKHPAWYHNLVAHPQVTVEAGVFTYEARAVVLEGAERDRAFARAAEADPGWSAYQSRSGRVLPVVALEEIPGGPPRISAASPGAALKAVHDGFRRELALIRAETAASGAGLGAQLRVNCLTLCQGLHNHHTGEERGMFPMLGRHHPALAPALERMREEHATLAALLAELRQVLAAEDTDPAALSAEVDRLTTAVEEHLTYEEEVLIPVLDAPC, encoded by the coding sequence ATGTCAATGGACTTCAACCAGCAGGTCATCGAGGAATTCCGGGCCAACGGCGGGCGCGTGGGCGGCCCGTTCGAAGGCGGCCGGCTGCTTCTGCTCACCACCACCGGCGCCCGGTCCGGCGTACGGCACACCACCCCGCTCGGCTACCTGGCCGACGGCGGCGGACGGGTCCTGGTCATCGCCTCCGCCGGGGGCGCCCCGAAGCACCCGGCCTGGTACCACAACCTGGTCGCCCACCCCCAGGTCACCGTCGAGGCCGGGGTCTTCACCTACGAGGCCCGGGCCGTCGTCCTGGAGGGCGCCGAACGCGACCGGGCCTTCGCCCGGGCGGCCGAGGCCGACCCCGGCTGGTCCGCCTACCAGTCCAGGTCCGGCCGGGTGCTGCCCGTCGTCGCCCTGGAGGAGATCCCCGGCGGGCCGCCCCGGATCTCCGCCGCCTCCCCGGGCGCGGCGCTCAAGGCGGTGCACGACGGTTTCCGCCGCGAACTCGCCCTGATCCGCGCGGAGACAGCCGCCTCGGGCGCCGGGCTCGGTGCACAGCTCCGGGTGAACTGCCTGACCCTGTGCCAGGGCCTGCACAACCACCACACCGGCGAGGAACGCGGCATGTTCCCGATGCTGGGGCGGCACCACCCCGCCCTCGCCCCGGCGCTGGAGCGGATGCGCGAGGAACACGCGACGCTCGCGGCGCTCCTCGCCGAACTCCGGCAGGTCCTCGCGGCGGAGGACACCGACCCCGCGGCACTGAGCGCCGAGGTCGACCGCCTCACCACCGCGGTGGAGGAGCATCTGACGTACGAGGAGGAGGTGTTGATCCCGGTGCTGGATGCCCCCTGCTGA
- a CDS encoding alpha-galactosidase yields MDDLLHFRAAGTGLVLDVSGNGLPRVVHWGADLGECGPGGLAGLLAADVAQTVPNALDEPVPLSVLPQQSAGWPGTPGMAGHRAGSAAAPAFAARTRTVDEGRRRLTVTAADHDGGLALTLEIELTGAGLVRLRAEVTNTGADGYHLTELAPALPVPSQATEILDLTGRHLRERAPQRHAFTLGTHLRENRRGRTGSDATLLQIAGTAGFGFRSGEVWGLHVAWSGNHRSLAERTPAGQAVLAGGELLLPGEVLLAPGESYRSPWIYGSYGRHGLDELAGRFHRHLRARATHPTAPRPVTLNTWEAVYFEQDLATLERLARAAAEVGAERFVLDDGWFKGRRDDRAGLGDWYVDPDVWPDGLHPLVDAVRGLGLRFGLWVEPEMVNPDSDLARAHPDWILAASPSRMPPPSRHQQVLALARPDAYAWVLGRLDALLREYRIDYLKWDHNRDLVDAAAHAQTAAVYRLMDELRARHPGLEIESCSSGGGRVDLGVLERTDRVWTSDCLDALERQRIQRWTGLLLPPELLGAHVGAPVSHTTGRTHTLDFRAGTALFGHFGIEWDLTAATPAERARLAEWVALYKELRPLLHGGTVVRGAHPDPALWVHGVVAPDAGRAVFALVQMATSVQAPAGRVRLPGLDPDAAYRLAPLPPGDRPEGPFTSALPWWEEGVTLPGRVLAEVGVQAPTLFPERLVLLEAVRG; encoded by the coding sequence ATGGATGACCTGCTGCACTTCCGGGCCGCCGGGACCGGCCTGGTGCTGGATGTGTCCGGGAACGGTCTGCCGCGCGTCGTGCACTGGGGCGCCGACCTCGGGGAGTGCGGGCCGGGCGGGCTCGCCGGGCTGCTGGCCGCCGACGTCGCGCAGACCGTGCCCAACGCGCTGGACGAGCCGGTCCCGTTGAGCGTGCTGCCGCAGCAGTCGGCCGGCTGGCCCGGTACGCCGGGGATGGCCGGGCACCGGGCCGGCTCGGCGGCGGCGCCCGCGTTCGCGGCGCGCACCCGGACCGTGGACGAGGGGCGGCGCCGGCTGACGGTGACGGCGGCGGACCACGACGGCGGGCTGGCGCTCACCCTGGAGATCGAGCTGACCGGGGCCGGGCTGGTGCGGCTGCGCGCCGAGGTCACCAACACCGGCGCGGACGGCTACCACCTCACCGAGCTGGCGCCCGCCCTGCCCGTACCGTCGCAGGCCACCGAGATTCTCGACCTGACCGGCCGGCACCTGCGTGAACGCGCCCCGCAGCGGCACGCGTTCACGCTCGGCACCCATCTGCGGGAGAACCGGCGCGGGCGCACCGGCAGCGACGCCACGCTGCTGCAGATCGCCGGGACGGCGGGCTTCGGCTTCCGCTCCGGTGAGGTGTGGGGACTGCACGTCGCCTGGAGCGGCAACCACCGCTCGCTGGCCGAGCGCACCCCGGCCGGACAGGCCGTACTGGCCGGCGGCGAACTGCTGCTGCCGGGCGAGGTCCTGCTGGCGCCCGGCGAGAGCTACCGCTCCCCCTGGATCTACGGCTCCTACGGGCGGCACGGCCTGGACGAGCTGGCCGGCCGCTTCCACCGCCACCTGCGCGCCCGCGCCACCCACCCCACGGCCCCGCGTCCGGTCACCCTCAACACCTGGGAGGCGGTCTACTTCGAGCAGGACCTGGCCACGCTGGAACGGCTGGCGCGGGCGGCGGCCGAGGTGGGCGCGGAGCGGTTCGTGCTGGACGACGGGTGGTTCAAGGGGCGGCGGGACGACCGGGCCGGACTCGGCGACTGGTACGTGGACCCGGACGTCTGGCCCGACGGTCTGCATCCGCTGGTCGACGCCGTGCGGGGGCTGGGGCTGCGGTTCGGGCTGTGGGTGGAGCCGGAGATGGTCAACCCGGACTCGGATCTGGCCCGCGCGCACCCCGACTGGATCCTGGCCGCGTCCCCGTCCCGGATGCCGCCCCCGTCCCGTCACCAACAGGTCCTCGCACTGGCCCGCCCGGACGCGTACGCGTGGGTGCTCGGCCGGCTGGACGCGCTGCTGCGCGAGTACCGCATCGACTACCTCAAGTGGGACCACAACCGTGATCTGGTGGACGCGGCCGCGCACGCGCAGACGGCGGCCGTCTACCGGCTGATGGACGAGCTGCGGGCCCGCCATCCGGGGCTGGAGATCGAGTCCTGCTCGTCGGGCGGCGGCCGGGTGGACCTGGGCGTGCTGGAGCGCACCGACCGGGTGTGGACGAGCGACTGCCTCGACGCGCTGGAGCGGCAGCGGATCCAGCGCTGGACCGGGCTGCTGCTGCCGCCCGAGCTGCTCGGGGCGCACGTGGGAGCGCCGGTGTCGCACACCACCGGACGCACCCACACCCTGGACTTCCGGGCCGGGACGGCGCTGTTCGGCCACTTCGGGATCGAATGGGACCTGACCGCGGCGACCCCGGCGGAGCGGGCCCGGCTGGCGGAGTGGGTGGCGCTGTACAAGGAGCTGCGGCCGCTGCTGCACGGCGGGACGGTGGTCCGCGGCGCACACCCCGACCCGGCGCTGTGGGTGCACGGCGTGGTGGCCCCGGACGCCGGGCGGGCGGTGTTCGCGCTGGTGCAGATGGCGACGAGCGTGCAGGCCCCGGCGGGCCGGGTGCGGCTGCCGGGGCTGGATCCGGACGCGGCGTACCGCCTGGCGCCGCTGCCGCCCGGGGACCGTCCCGAGGGACCGTTCACCTCCGCGCTGCCGTGGTGGGAGGAGGGCGTGACGCTGCCGGGCCGGGTGCTGGCGGAGGTGGGCGTGCAGGCGCCGACGCTGTTCCCGGAGCGGCTGGTGCTGCTGGAGGCGGTACGCGGGTGA